The sequence GCAGCCGCAATAGCTTTTCCGTTCACTCATCGAACCCAATAGAAAGGGCAACATCGCGTTGCCCTTATTTTGTCCCGATTTCTGCTTGTCGTCAGTTTCGTTTTTCCAGTAAAACCCCACACTCCATATGATGGGTGTAAGGGAACTGATCAAATAGCGCTAACCGGCTGATTTTATGTGTGTGTTGTAACTGTTCAAGGTTGGCGCACAAGGTCTCTGGGTTACAGGAGATATAAAGGATGCGCGGGTAGGCCTGCACCAGCTTGACGGTTTCGTCATCCAGCCCACTGCGCGGCGGGTCGACAAAAATGGTCTCGCAGTTATAACCACTCAAATCAATGCCCTTCAGGCGCTTAAACTCACGCACACCTTGCATGGCCTGGGTAAATTCCTCCGCAGACATTCGGATAATTTGCACATTATCAATATGATTGGCCGCGATGTTGTATTGCGCCGCGGCGACTGACGGTTTGGCAATTTCAGTTGCCAATACCCGATCGAAATTGCGCGCCAGCGCCAGTGAGAAATTACCGTTGCCGCAGTACAGCTCTAATAAATCGCCGCTGGCATGTTGGGTGACATCAATCGCCCATTCCAACATATGGATATTCACCGCCGCATTAGGTTGGGTGAAGCTATTCTCAACCTGGCGGTAAATCATATCGCGCCCGGCGACGGGCAACACTTCGTCGATATAGTCGTGATCGAGCATGATTTTGGTTTTTGACGCCCGCCCAATCAGTTGAAAATCAAAACCTTGCTCGCGCAACTGATCACGTAATTCTTGCGCTTTATGCTGCCATTCTTCATCTATTTGACGGTGATATAGCAAGGACGCAATCAGTTTACCGCTAAGAGTCGATAAGTAATCAATCTGAAACAGTTTATACCGCAAGATTGGCTCAGCTCTGATGGCGGTCATCAGGGCACTCATCAGGCGATTGATTAGCAGATTAGCCACCGGGAATTGCTCGACTCGAATTCGCTGCTTAGTCTGTTGGTCAAACATGATGTGGTACAGGTCGTCTTCGTCGTGCCAAACGCGGAACTCGGCTCTCATGCGGTAATGTTGTGCAGGAGAACGGAATATTTCCGGAGCAGGGGCCTGAAACGGCGACATCATCGCCTGAAGACGGGCAGATTTTTCCGCCAATTGGTGGTCGTAGCTATCTGTCGGCAGGATGTCGGGCGTCATGATTCTTCTCGTCTGGCCATTATAAAAGAGGGTTACTGCTGCGGATTGTAGGGAAAGTGGGGGTGATGTCCAGTTTTGTTGTGTTTATTCTGCGTAACAACATTGGAAGTCTAGACATCTATTTTACTTGATCGTAGCATTGCGGTCCGGCCTCATGCTGTTACTTAAACACCTAAGAGTTAAAAGGGAATCCGGTGTAAATCCGGAGCTGACGCGCAGCGGTAAGGGGAAGTTACGGCGATAGGTTTCAATCAGACACTGTCCGCAAGACGGGAAGTCATCGCCC comes from Yersinia canariae and encodes:
- the trmA gene encoding tRNA (uridine(54)-C5)-methyltransferase TrmA — translated: MTPDILPTDSYDHQLAEKSARLQAMMSPFQAPAPEIFRSPAQHYRMRAEFRVWHDEDDLYHIMFDQQTKQRIRVEQFPVANLLINRLMSALMTAIRAEPILRYKLFQIDYLSTLSGKLIASLLYHRQIDEEWQHKAQELRDQLREQGFDFQLIGRASKTKIMLDHDYIDEVLPVAGRDMIYRQVENSFTQPNAAVNIHMLEWAIDVTQHASGDLLELYCGNGNFSLALARNFDRVLATEIAKPSVAAAQYNIAANHIDNVQIIRMSAEEFTQAMQGVREFKRLKGIDLSGYNCETIFVDPPRSGLDDETVKLVQAYPRILYISCNPETLCANLEQLQHTHKISRLALFDQFPYTHHMECGVLLEKRN